The segment AAGGAATGCTGGAAGTGTTGCTCTGCAAAAATCAGACGAAAGAGCACGAATCGATTCTTCGCACTGCCGTGGATGCCCGCGAAATCCATTTTGCACTGGTGGCGATGGGTGCCAAACCAGGTAGTGTGGTGAAATTTGTACCAGAATTTGTGGCACCAAAAGGGCCAAAAATGAAAATCAGTCTGACGTACCATATTAATGGAAAGCTATCAACGGTAGCAGCTCAGGAATGGATTTTGAACAAGAAAACTGAAAAGGCTCTGGAGCACCCCTGGGTGTTTGCTGGCAGCCGATTTTTGAAAGATCCAGATCGTCCCAATGATCCGCCTTTTTATACTGCAAACAATGGTGAGTTGATCGTCCTTTCTAATTTCCCTGATGCCATGCTTGATTTGCCAATTCGCAGCCCGAAAGAAGAAGCGGATCTGCTTTACGATATTCGCACAAAATTGGTGCCCCCACTCCTGACAAAGGTGCTGGTGACGTTTGAATTGGCTAAAGAAGAAAAATAGCCACAAAAATGAAAATGCTTTCACATGTCAATTTGTGCCGATTTTGCCAGTTTTCCCAGCCTGCCTAACTTCCGTTAATTCTTGAATTTTCGTTCAATCATGCTTAAA is part of the Zavarzinella sp. genome and harbors:
- a CDS encoding YdjY domain-containing protein codes for the protein MRLLAALLLIVTIGCDEQSDQASATGSSTVQKGTGAGSNSTKTGSPGFVKKSSESTQTDSTSVSSQELTQQPPVEKTDPPEEPPMPKPEKDPPIPEKAKPLNAAKTLYFENIDGVRKVHVLAEVCLREGMLEVLLCKNQTKEHESILRTAVDAREIHFALVAMGAKPGSVVKFVPEFVAPKGPKMKISLTYHINGKLSTVAAQEWILNKKTEKALEHPWVFAGSRFLKDPDRPNDPPFYTANNGELIVLSNFPDAMLDLPIRSPKEEADLLYDIRTKLVPPLLTKVLVTFELAKEEK